The Zea mays subsp. mays mitochondrion, complete genome genome contains a region encoding:
- the orf107-b gene encoding hypothetical protein gives MAYGASATNQCVSSHYPSELNNTNTRITSRNKRNECFLRNRERIHGASNGEYETEEEYLDSLSQIRIQKCNIWWKCYEEPQILPTEVRKILDYFRHLYFTLLYFTLQ, from the coding sequence ATGGCATACGGCGCTTCTGCTACGAATCAATGTGTCAGTTCCCACTATCCTAGCGAACTGAACAATACCAATACGCGAATCACGAGCCGGAACAAACGAAACGAGTGCTTTCTCCGGAACAGAGAACGAATACACGGCGCTTCGAATGGAGAATACGAGACTGAGGAAGAATACCTTGACTCGCTATCTCAAATTCGAATACAGAAATGCAACATATGGTGGAAATGCTATGAGGAACCACAAATCCTTCCTACTGAGGTGAGGAAAATACTAGATTATTTCCGGCACCTTTACTTTACTTTACTTTACTTTACTTTACAGTAG
- the orf99-f gene encoding hypothetical protein translates to MNRHPKEIGKSHLLSLFDTKDPIWAITTIGFVRGRAISNFSTQGRFLHQAYAPKVRIIRPAAILKTHLCHYSSKLQQNRCIMRPRNPYHYRWEAHKRKL, encoded by the coding sequence ATGAATAGGCATCCAAAGGAAATAGGCAAGTCTCACCTCCTATCACTTTTCGATACGAAAGATCCAATATGGGCGATCACTACAATTGGGTTTGTTCGAGGCAGAGCTATTAGTAACTTTTCTACCCAAGGAAGGTTCCTTCACCAGGCGTATGCACCGAAAGTACGAATAATTAGACCTGCTGCCATTCTTAAAACGCACCTGTGTCACTACAGTTCAAAACTGCAACAAAACAGATGCATAATGAGACCGAGGAACCCATACCATTACCGATGGGAGGCCCACAAAAGAAAGCTATGA
- the orf129-a gene encoding hypothetical protein, with protein MVKDHHKETLAHALVAQPVPSQISSVPSLPQSTEWLLDSGASHHVTGDLLRTCPLILLMLVQILSPLEWSGDGTGMKISHIGSSPAALSHGSIHASRPLAFSHNSFIKPVVRTLLSKTEWPSANIDTLP; from the coding sequence ATGGTGAAAGACCACCACAAAGAGACCCTCGCTCACGCCTTAGTTGCGCAACCAGTGCCGTCTCAGATTTCATCAGTGCCTTCTCTACCTCAGTCGACTGAGTGGCTCTTAGACTCAGGAGCTTCTCATCATGTCACCGGTGACTTGCTTCGCACCTGTCCTCTTATTTTGCTTATGCTGGTTCAGATACTCTCACCATTGGAGTGGAGTGGAGATGGTACTGGTATGAAAATATCCCACATTGGCTCTTCTCCTGCGGCCTTGTCTCATGGTTCCATTCACGCTTCGCGCCCTCTCGCCTTTTCCCACAACTCATTCATAAAACCAGTTGTCCGTACACTCCTCAGCAAAACGGAGTGGCCAAGCGCAAACATAGACACATTACCTTAG
- the orf113-b gene encoding hypothetical protein, which yields MSRCRWSISISFMADSFSRTWRQLSLDGRGTPVKSVINALPLLLLQFPLFLLKLQLIQTGQQFFLCSPNLSIHICTPPLKHFLICCKCTQKASPILLLTTVHAPLNKVFLFQP from the coding sequence ATGAGCAGGTGCAGATGGTCAATCTCCATCTCTTTTATGGCAGATTCTTTTTCGAGGACCTGGCGACAACTCTCTCTGGACGGTAGGGGAACCCCTGTGAAATCAGTAATCAACGCACTCCCACTCCTCTTGCTCCAATTCCCTCTCTTCCTGCTAAAGCTCCAACTTATCCAGACTGGTCAACAATTCTTCCTTTGTTCTCCTAATCTCTCTATTCACATTTGCACTCCACCCCTAAAACACTTTCTCATCTGTTGTAAATGTACTCAAAAGGCTTCCCCAATTCTCCTTTTAACAACAGTGCATGCTCCTCTGAATAAAGTCTTCTTGTTTCAACCATGA
- the orf133-b gene encoding hypothetical protein, which translates to MTFCNNELVLLMQAIDSVYNDDWRVRGATSFIKDRLKEIIYTTGEYHFYPIDLYHLDKYYLKKENFLYQLVTMEMEMEEDRGVLTTECVNGDDLHVYKCRFASDALLRVSKSVIKHRLSLSRWIWILHTPATH; encoded by the coding sequence ATGACCTTCTGTAATAATGAACTAGTTTTGCTGATGCAAGCCATCGATTCAGTCTATAACGATGATTGGAGGGTGAGAGGTGCTACGTCTTTCATCAAAGATCGTTTGAAAGAGATAATATACACTACTGGGGAGTACCATTTTTATCCGATTGATCTATATCATTTAGATAAATATTATTTAAAGAAAGAGAATTTCCTCTATCAGTTAGTTACTATGGAAATGGAAATGGAAGAAGATAGAGGGGTCTTAACCACAGAATGTGTGAACGGTGATGATTTACATGTCTATAAGTGTAGATTTGCATCTGATGCACTTCTACGCGTTAGCAAAAGTGTTATTAAACACCGTCTTAGTCTTAGTAGATGGATATGGATATTACACACCCCCGCAACTCACTAA
- the orf145 gene encoding hypothetical protein, with protein sequence MMLGLEWLTMHHATIDCPRRKVTFQKPGTKPFSLQFRQVGDRITTISALQAQHLIESGCTAYLVSAMQTKSEVKNLSSIPVVSEFTDVFHETLPGLPPEREVDLCIETKQATDGATSAKAVARFGLLYPPCHCHCHSRKNKLLLV encoded by the coding sequence ATGATGCTGGGCTTGGAATGGTTGACTATGCATCATGCCACGATTGATTGTCCACGCAGGAAGGTGACATTCCAGAAACCGGGGACTAAGCCATTTTCATTGCAATTCAGACAAGTTGGTGATCGAATCACGACAATCTCAGCTTTACAGGCACAGCATCTAATCGAGTCAGGTTGTACCGCCTACCTTGTATCAGCCATGCAGACGAAATCGGAGGTCAAGAACCTATCATCTATTCCAGTGGTGTCAGAATTTACCGACGTCTTCCATGAGACTCTACCAGGATTACCGCCTGAACGAGAGGTTGATTTATGCATCGAAACCAAACAAGCAACGGATGGAGCAACTAGCGCGAAAGCCGTTGCGCGTTTTGGTTTGCTTTATCCGCCATGCCATTGCCATTGCCATAGTAGAAAGAATAAGCTGCTTCTTGTTTAG
- the orf161 gene encoding hypothetical protein encodes MTQGVVARGGGTQQPRGRGGPISQRDVRFGGRGGARVTVQAHHSEAGGPIDRLDQTDDTTVATELIAGIFNISGCFAYVLIDTGCSHSVSSKAWVKRCGLATIESGKTMLIGTFEFFIQELRCSYLKIQIAGRELRVDPIVAKAGRYDAGLGMVDYASCHD; translated from the coding sequence ATGACACAGGGAGTAGTGGCGAGAGGTGGCGGTACACAACAGCCGAGAGGTCGTGGAGGTCCCATCTCTCAGCGGGACGTGAGATTTGGAGGCAGAGGAGGCGCGCGAGTCACAGTTCAGGCACATCACAGCGAGGCTGGGGGACCAATCGACAGACTAGATCAGACAGATGACACTACCGTGGCCACAGAACTGATAGCAGGTATCTTCAATATTTCTGGGTGCTTTGCTTACGTACTGATTGATACTGGATGCAGTCACTCAGTATCATCTAAAGCTTGGGTCAAAAGATGTGGGCTGGCGACAATAGAGAGTGGAAAAACAATGTTGATCGGAACCTTTGAATTCTTCATTCAGGAATTGAGGTGTTCATACCTTAAGATACAGATTGCAGGACGAGAGCTAAGAGTAGACCCAATAGTTGCAAAAGCAGGACGATATGATGCTGGGCTTGGAATGGTTGACTATGCATCATGCCACGATTGA